The sequence aataataGTACCGTAGATAGATAAAGAGAACAAAATTTTCCATTCCCTTTTCTtcccttctttttatttttcttttggaaatctctctctctctctgtcgcTTTCAGTTTTCTTTCCCAGCTCCTGAAACCTCCAATTATGGCGTTTCTCCTCCCTGTTCGCAGCATTTGATTTCTTGTACAGGTACgtatatgcatgcatgcaaaCAAATGAGTTTACAAAACCTTGTTATTTGGATCCAaaacttgatttattaatattaatggtgcCTTGTTTGTCTTATGTCTTGAATTTTgagggatattttttttatttgtctgtaTATATTACTTCATGTACGAGGCTTAAGCTGACGAGGGATATCATATGATGCGAAAGTTGAATTCTTTATCTGAaagagacattttttttttacttagagaTCTTATGTTGATAATTGTGACAACTGTGGTTGGGAAAAGATACAGAATTTATATGTTTAATGATGTAAAAGAAATttgtgttttgttatgtttttttattaaattcaatcttgaAAACTTACCGAATTAGTAATCAACGATTGCCAGCTAGAATGAATACAGGCCATAGTGAACATTTTTATGAATGCCCAGCAATTTATGTAgagaattgaaaattttatatccATACCACCAGCAGCATAGATGGGTCCCATTGTTGAGATTATTATGCCTTTGTATGGTGGTTTTGATttgtgaaattattattttcaatttctaccTTTGATAGAGTAAGATCTCAACCTTTTAAATCTATTGGATGATTTTCTTCATGTTCTAGACAAAACTAGATTGCCTGGATGATTCTCAGCTGGAGAATGTCACGAAGAGTCAATTAATTGAATTTCTAGATCTAAATATAATACAAGAAATATAATTCTAGTCGATAAAATAAgcttcattttgattttaaatgcCAGTACTTGTTTCTTTATGAAGGATAGACATCAGAGTACTTAAATCAGTCCTGTTTAGTGACATGAACAGATCAGTATGTATGTTTCTCTTATCATGCTATAGTCAAGGCCCTCTCTCCTTCTGTTTTGTTTGTAGAATCGGAAGATAGCTTTATTTTCGCTCTATAGTTCAAAGGAGTGGTTGAAATCCTTGGCAATATTGGTTTGGCCTGCTCTAAAATATTCTCTGGACCTTTTCAGAATAAAGAATCTAACAGATCTTGTACTGTTAACTTGTTGAAGAACATTTCTTGTTTTAAGTAGCATTTCTTAATAAAAACCAGTTTTTTGCGTTTCCAATCACCCCTGTAGGCTCTGTAATCTATAGCATTAAACTAAGAAGTTGATAGTTTAATTCGGTGATGTTGCTTTTCAATCAAAGCACTTTTATGCATGGAAGATTTGTATGTTGTTAATTCTGAGTTCATATTCTGTGAGAGTGATACAAAGAAATTGGATCAACTGAGGGAGGTATGAATGCTCTCTGCCTTATAAATTTGGAGGTATGATGGGAAGTTGTGTCTTGATTATTTCATTTTTGGTTTCTCGTATAAGAGCTTTGGGGCTCTTCTACACTCCAGTTTGGCTCTTGAGAATGTTTTGTGCCTAACAGATGACAAACATTTGACACGAGAATGTTTTGTGAGCTAATCTGGTAGTTGTAGTTCTGAAACTTGTTGATATTATAACATGGATAGCACTTTGTACACTAGAAATTGACCTGATCATAAACTTTGATTGCCTAGTTAATTACAAATTTTAGCATTTGATGTGGATAATTCTTTGTTCGTGAGAGGTTGCGTGATAATTGAATTACTGAACTTTTTTATGACTTCTTATTAACATTTGCATGCCTATTGCATGGAAATGCAGTGGAAGATCATATGATGTGACTTGTATGTCTGGAAACAAACACTCTGAATTCAATTCTGGGATATTTTTCACTGTTGTGGTAAACATTTAGAAATGGATGACAATAGTGGCAGCAAGTTGACTGGAATTCGCCAGATTGTTAGGCTAAAGGAAATTCTCCAAAAGTGGCAATCTGTAACGATCGGCTCAAAAGAAACCAGCCTACCCAGGCCTCCCTCGGATCAACCCTCCTGTGGCATTCCGCCAGCAATAAATAACAGGCTGAACAGTGTTAAGTGTTGTGATTCTGATGAGGAGAGTTGCCACAGTCCAGAACCGCCAGCTGATGTACCCAAAGGGTATCTGGCGGTTTATGTTGGACCAGAGCTTCGGAGGTTTATCATCCCAACTAGCTACCTTAGCCACTCCCTGTTCAAGGTTTTGCTGGTAAAGGTTGAAGAGGAGTTTGGGTTTGATCATAATGGTGCGCTTACTATCCCTTGTGAAATTGAGACCTTTAAGTTTCTCCTACAGTGCATGGAGAACCATCCAAAGGACCATGAAGATGAAGGCCCCGGTAagggttatttatttatttgttgaagaTAAAAATGCACCCACTACCACCGTGTGATCCATGAATTGCTTGTCTTTAGTATTGTCACCTCTATCACTGAAGTTTCTGAGGTGATTTTGCAGCTGAAGATGCTTTTACTGTTGAAGAGTAATCGCACTGGTCTGTTTGGTCCAGATTTTAGGACTGATTCGGGGTCTAAAGCAGGTTGTCCTTGCAGGCACGTATAGCTCTTCTTTTGTccctttttataaaaaaaataaataaataataggaaATTGTAGTTAGATTCGCAGATGTGTTTTCAGGCGGGGGTATTTAGATTTTACCCTTCTGTTCTGTGTTTCGGGATGTGATCTTACGTTTTATGTCTAATATAAGACAGACTTGTATGTTAAGCAAAATTGCACAACTagtatttgttatatatatatatatatatatatatatcttatgaAGTTGCCAGCATTCATTAGAATTTGTGGTAAGCTTGCTTTTATTAGACTTCTGTTGTGCAAATAGTTACCGAAAGAAGTATAAAACTGGGGCCAAGATCCCAATGCGTCTTGCCATCCAGTTAACAATCTGTGTCATAAAAAGTTCATCGCATCCCATTTTCCATATGCTTTCCAAATATACAGTGTTTAAGATGTTGAAGTTTCAGTTAATTTACTCTTGTATATTGAAGAACTAAATCTGtagaaatataattaatgtATACGAgctgtcattttttatttttttggttaaagatgGGAGTGCAAAACTGACATTACTAGCTAAGACCCCCtcctttccttcttctttcagaACAAGTAGAAAGTAAAAATTGCTCTGGATGCCATTTCTTTGCAGACTCAAGATTTTATGTGTGCGAAACAGTTGcctctgattttttttactgtagtTGTTCTGCCCTGTATGAACAGTGAAGTAcctttctctgttttcttttttacttcttttcattttcattttttttccttggctttttttttttcttttcttttattttatactttaagtaaataagtttaaaattgatttttatacttgtttttggttttttataaagtttttgcAATCTCAAGTAATCATTATAATAAGTGATTAATGCTTAacttatcatttttaatattgtgcACGCGACAATAATAATCTTCAAGATATCCATTAAAATCCTTTGATAGGTTCTACCTCAAAACAAATTACACAATCATttctttgaatttggttttttggactaaaaaatcattctttttttagtCTTATCATAAATCAAATAGTGTTTTGAAGAGTGAGATGCAAGTTAAAGGTTTGAATAatctacccaaaaaaaaatgaaaaacagagCATACGCTaggatttattttgttataaaatttaaaattagtaaatattAGATGGAACCCGCACTATCCTACGAGTATGATGATATTTCCTgtaaaatatttagttattgtaaacatgtttttttatcaataactcaagatatatttataaaaaaatataataatataaaaaaaagcttttattcaaaagtgaaaaaaaaatattatttaatttttattcaattaaatataaaaaatttgatatgaGTCAACCTAAATAACCATATACAAGAACGAgcaaatttaaattaacttactAACCCCAATCCTAgatcacaaaattaaaataacccaatattaaaaaattctttaagaAAACCTAAAGccgattttgtttttctcacccATGAAAACTGATACCAGCACTGTTAGCTCACCTGGCATCAATGGTcctattgatttgatttataaGTAATGATTACACCTATCTctgttattaataaataatttacttttacaCATCTGCCATCAATTTGCTAATAATAATCGTCAAATTCTCAATGGATTTACTCCTATCTTTGCCATGATTTTTGTTTCCCTTCTCGTGTTGAACCTTTCCAGATTTATATCTTAGAAAGGGGCCAAAAATCCAGTCTTGGTAAAGCATTTAGAAGAGGAGAGCTTGATGATGATAACAGGAGATATGTAGTTAAGGAAGGTCTGCTAATGGGTTTATTATGCATGTGGGAAGAAGTAGTTCAATTTTATCTACGTCTTACCCATCTGtgcaaacaatttaaaaaaaaaaaaaaaagttggctGTGTCTCCAAATTGCACCATGGACAACTCGTTAAGAAAAGTTTCAGCTCCCTTTGAGCTATTCTGTGGAAGAGCAGTACAAAGCTTGGCAAACCACTTGATTTTATGTCGAAAATGAGGCAGCACACTCATCATTTGCCAATCATAGGCATAGAGGAGAAATAAGGAAGTTGATGTTGGATCAATTCccatgaattccattgcaagaATGGATAGAAAGCAGATGATGGATAAACCCAAAGAAACACAATCTTTACTTCTTTACTGAAATTCAATGGGCTCAGCAGCCGAAGTGCAAGCAATGCCGcagaatgaaaaggaaaaaagatacAATGGaaagcaataaataaaaatgaaatcaaagccTTTCTTGTCACATTACAATTGTGAAATGAACATTATTCTGGTTGTCTCCAAACCGAAACCAACCCGTGTTTCCTCCATTTCTTCAGTTACATTCACTCCTTAGTCAAAGGAACAGACTCAGCCTGAAATGTTATGAAagaatattcatcaaataaactCTTGCGAGAGTGGTGGATGGTAAATCATAAATGCTTTAACACCCTGTAGATTGGAGAAGAATGCTTACCAATTTACGGTATTTGAGTGCATAGAACATTTCCATGTACCGACGGCTCTCAAGACGATCAAGGTTCGAAACATGCTTCCAGAATCCATAAACTCCTGTGAGCGTCAGGAGCCTTTGAGAGTAGATTTGCCAGGTATACCTGTGAAAGCAAACAATGAAAGACAGTTTAGTCGTTTTAACAACTTGGAAGGACAAAGTTTAAGGAGAGAAGACAGTGAGCTTACTTCTCTTGGATTCGTTGCAGACCTCCGTGGGAGATTTTGTCCCAGTGAGTGGGATCAACCTTGCACTTCTCAAAGAAGTCAACAAGGAGCTCAGCAGCCTGCTCGCCATGATAAGGATCGATGTGGAATCCGGATTTTCCATGCACGATGATCTCAGCAGGACCACCATTGCAAGTAGCAAAAGTTGGCAAACCACAAGTCATGGCCTCAACAACTGTCAATCCAAAAGCCTCGTACAAAGCAGGCTGCACGAAAGCTCCCTTGGTATCACAAATGTAACGGTAAAGCTCTCCATTCCTCACACGGTTCATCTGAGAAGAAATCCATCTGAACTGCCCATTCAAGTTGTATTTCTCAATGTGACTGTACATTTTCTTCATCTCAGCTTGCTCTTCCAGATCTTTAGACTCCTTTCTTCTATCTCCACCAACTACAACAAGATTAACTAATTCACGTAGCTTGGTGTTCTTTCCATACCATTCTACAAGACCAGATAAATTCTTAACTCTGTCCAGCCTTGCCATGGTAAATAGAATTGGTTTGTTTCGGTCTTTTAGCACACATCTGTTGAATAACAAAACAAGTTATGAGCAACATACATCTTTTCTTTATCCAGGCATTTATCcaaaaacaacataagaaaTTTATGTGGAAgtagaagagatagaaactcaCAAGTGCTCTTCATTCTCAACAGGGCTGTAAAGAAGCTCGTCAATTTCTGGATGGAAAGAAGTCAACCTACGTTTCTCGTCAGTGTAGGGGAAGTATATGCTCTCATCAGCGCCAGGGGATACAATGTTGAATTTGGGATCAAAGACATCAATACCATGAACAACTCTATAGAGGCCAGGGAGAGTGAAAGCAGTGTGGCTTTCATACTGTCCAACAGTATCCTTGCTGAAATGGTGGAACATTACATGTTAGATGCAATAGAAGAAGCATTCTACTACAAGAATAATAATCAGGGGAGACATAATATCACCTTCCAGCAATCTCTTGGAATGTGCTGGTGATAATGAAATCTGTATGGTTCATTGCAAAAAGATCAGCTGTAAACTGGCATGAGAAGTGGTACTTTTCATCAAACTTCTTCCAGTATATATCTGAGTCTGgatactttgttttttctagaGCATGCGCAATGGTGCACTGCAACAACATGGAGAATTGTTAATTTGCTTGTGCAACAGGTGGAAGAAAAGGATGGTGCAAAGACAAGAAAAGGTCAGGTCAAACCTCTGTAACACCTAATTTGTGTGCTAACAAGGAGGCAACGATGTTTCCATCACTGTAATTTCCAATGATAAGATCAGGCTTGCCCTGCAACTCCTTAGCAATTTCAGCAGCAACGTCCTGAAAAACAAGATATTATCTCAGCACATGAAATTAAATGCAGGACTTTGAAAAATAAGGATTATTTTGGGAAAACAATAAGGAAATAGACCTCGGTGAAAGTTTCTAGGTATGGCCACACTTCAAAGCGAGAGATCCATTTGCGGACCATACCCTTTCCATCTCTGAAGGGAACTCGAAGAATATCACAATGCTCAGATCCATACACTTTCTCCAAACGTTGACCACAAGTGGTTCCTGCTGCATCAGGGAGTAGTCGAGTAATCTGTAAACATGAGAAAGCACATCTTAAGCACCAAagaatgtaataaaattataaaagaagaaaaacaggtAAAATACTCCTTAAGGCTTGAACTTACAATGAGAATTCGGGGGGTAATATCAAGTCCTTGCTTCTTGATACGCTGAAGCATTTCATTCTCCAAGGCACGGACTTGATCCAAAATGTAAACAACCTAGTATAAAGCAAAATGCTAGCCAGATCAGGCAAGGTTTTAACAGAGTGAGCacgaagaaagagagaaaagtaggATTGTGAATAACCTGGCCTCCAGTATCAGGATACCCCAAAACATTGTCTTGGGCAAAGTATCCATGAGGGGACATAATCACAACATTGAAAACCATAGGAATTCTGCCTAGGAATGTTTCGAGAGTGCAGGGATCTGGTGCCTCAAGAAGATCCAAAAGAAGTCGAATCATCTCAAGAACACGCTCAGCAGTATCACCCCATCCTCTCTCCAAGCCAATCTCCTGGAACTTGTGTTCAAATTGAGAATATGGAGTATCAGGTTTCAGAGCAGACAGAAACTCCTCAGCCTTTCTCAGAACATATTGCAGAGAATCTAGGTTACGAATTCTGTCATTCAGCATCATATTCTGCACAAGAATACACAATATGCCATCAGGTTTTACAGGATCTAGTTCTGCAATATGCAGTCCTTGGTTAAACTTAAGATTCTAAAATAATGATAGTAAGAAATTACAAGATTCTAATAAAAACATCGGCTGCTTATATCCTATAGTTTGATGAAAGCAAAATGGGATCAAAGACTTTGAGTTTTCATTTGTGTTGGTTATCCTAGGAGTTATTCTAAATGCTGGAAATCAGATATTGTATCAAGCATACCTTCCCCTTGTGACAGTGCACTTTGAGAAATGCAAGCAGGGGATGcaggctttccttgtcatggaACAACTTAGCCGAAAGATGGCGATTGAGGAACTCAACACCATTACCAATATACTTTGAAAGAGTTGGGCGAGGGAAAGATGCATTGAATGGTTCGAAGTCCAATTCAAGCACGAAGTTGCCGTTGCAGCTGCATTATTAGATCAACCAACATTGTCAAGATATACAGCTCTTGAAAAGCAAAAGGCACGTACAGAACATTGAAATTGGgagaagtaaattaaaataatagcatCAAATCAATACTCTGACTTACCCTCCATCAACAAGCTCCTCCTTGAAATGAAGATACTCAGCAACACGCAAATCCTCAACAACAAGTGCTTGGACATTCAGTCTAATGTACTCCCAGACACCAGGCCTCGGGCGCAGAGCAAGAGCAATCCATGGAGGCACAACAATTGCTTCCTAAAACCAACAGAATCAACCAAACAAACAGTCAGGAGAAAATTCTGCATAGCATGAGAAAGATAAGAATGCAAGTGAGATCAAGGTCACCTGTGTGGATCTGAGAACTTCAGCAAAAGCACCGCCTGCCAATGTTTTCCTGGTGTCTTCAGGAATTGCTTCAAACTCAGCAACAATCTGGTGGTGTTGGAGAATTCCTTTTCCCTTACTTTCGATCCTATAACTCAAAAGGTCCAAGATTTTCAGTCATAAATCTACACGCCCTAAATAGGCACACACACACAGCGCTCCgtaaatcataaacaaaaaaaaaaaaaaaaaaagaaagcaatggTTACCTTGTGAGTAACGCAACAATTTCATTGCGATGAGCCTTGAGAGTCTCATCTACACGTTCACGAATGCTATGGACACGAGTAAGAGCACGTTCAGCCATAGCTCCTTAAGAGAAACAGAAAGCAATCAGTGGGAGTAATAACAGATAATAGGAATTAAGACCAGCAACAATTCAATATTATTTGtaggggaggggggggggtatGGATAGCTTAGCCAGTCAATAATGATCTACAAGAAGAAGTCAAGAGCAACAGAGAAACCACACTATTCTAGAAGACTTCAAAACCTACCACCTCACCTCACCAACCATTTTTTGAACAGTGAATGGTGATTACACATGTCTAAAATAACGCAAGAGATCGAACAATTAGAGTTAGTTTGAAGCAGAGAAGATTATTGGGcaagaaacaaattaaacacaGTACAATTacgaaaagaaagaagagagaaaacccTTCTTGTGGAATACCAAAAGCTTGAATGTTCGGTCAGATATAGATAACAACCACGTAGTTTAGACATAACAATAGAATTTAAACCTCTCCCATTCAACGTTGAACGTTGAAAAAATAGCAGAGTTTTGCCATGGCATAAAACAACAGACAGAAACCAAAGAATGGGCCCAAGTTTTGACATTTATAATCAGTCGAAGTTTCTTTTGGTCATGGCAGCCCAACTGCGCTCTAGTTCTTCCACCATTATATATGCTACATGTTAATTCATCAGAACACTAGTTCAGTATTTTGCAGAATCATGATCTgcatacttttttatttttattttttttctaaatacgAGCCTAAAGCATGTTAAGTTGAACTAAAAGACCAGActctaagaaagaaaaatcaatcgAAACCAttagaggaaaaaataaaatgaagtagAATGAATGATGCAAAGGCTAGATTTTGTGGAGAGTTTTATGCAGAATGAATGAATGACGCACACGTTAGAGTActtttaagtttaattattttaaacttgcatgatccttGCTTATGTTTCAAGATACTATACTAATGTAGTGATTTGCGGATAAGGACGATTTAGAAATGTCTTATtagattttttacttttattttttcaagcaaaCTAGTGATGTTCATTGATTCTATATTGgttaaaaaggtattttcctttttttcaatttactaagTTCAAACTTTAGGATTAATGTAAAGagagatttattatttaaaaaaaaaaaacctaaatggATGTTGAAAAGGCGCTCTTaaaattactttgaaaaaaataattttaattaatataaaaactgattcaaagatattaatattatttacacGGCATCGCTTAACCTCGGAAAGACACATGAAttctatatattaatattatctaTTTATACGGTATTAACAGGTTGATGTAGCCAAcagggaaatatatatatatacggcAGTTGCCATCAGTGGAGCCCGAGGAGCTCAGGCCGGAATACATTTCAAGAGtaaaaaaataggaaataaGACAGTGGGTGTTTTTTAATGTAGAGACACTAGTGATGATGTTTTCAATGCCGGCAGCAGGCGGGTTCTATCATGGTTAtgacgatgatgatgtttcAGTGGCCTTCATAAGCAAGCAAAGACCTTGTAAGCATGATACTGCTCTTTCTTTGGCTATGGAAAAGGATGCTGGGATTTGATTTCATGACATGGTAAACTATCAGCATGCATGAACTGTTATGAT is a genomic window of Populus alba chromosome 18, ASM523922v2, whole genome shotgun sequence containing:
- the LOC118056700 gene encoding protein SMALL AUXIN UP-REGULATED RNA 12-like, which produces MDDNSGSKLTGIRQIVRLKEILQKWQSVTIGSKETSLPRPPSDQPSCGIPPAINNRLNSVKCCDSDEESCHSPEPPADVPKGYLAVYVGPELRRFIIPTSYLSHSLFKVLLVKVEEEFGFDHNGALTIPCEIETFKFLLQCMENHPKDHEDEGPAEDAFTVEE
- the LOC118056701 gene encoding sucrose synthase, with amino-acid sequence MAERALTRVHSIRERVDETLKAHRNEIVALLTRIESKGKGILQHHQIVAEFEAIPEDTRKTLAGGAFAEVLRSTQEAIVVPPWIALALRPRPGVWEYIRLNVQALVVEDLRVAEYLHFKEELVDGGCNGNFVLELDFEPFNASFPRPTLSKYIGNGVEFLNRHLSAKLFHDKESLHPLLAFLKVHCHKGKNMMLNDRIRNLDSLQYVLRKAEEFLSALKPDTPYSQFEHKFQEIGLERGWGDTAERVLEMIRLLLDLLEAPDPCTLETFLGRIPMVFNVVIMSPHGYFAQDNVLGYPDTGGQVVYILDQVRALENEMLQRIKKQGLDITPRILIITRLLPDAAGTTCGQRLEKVYGSEHCDILRVPFRDGKGMVRKWISRFEVWPYLETFTEDVAAEIAKELQGKPDLIIGNYSDGNIVASLLAHKLGVTECTIAHALEKTKYPDSDIYWKKFDEKYHFSCQFTADLFAMNHTDFIITSTFQEIAGSKDTVGQYESHTAFTLPGLYRVVHGIDVFDPKFNIVSPGADESIYFPYTDEKRRLTSFHPEIDELLYSPVENEEHLCVLKDRNKPILFTMARLDRVKNLSGLVEWYGKNTKLRELVNLVVVGGDRRKESKDLEEQAEMKKMYSHIEKYNLNGQFRWISSQMNRVRNGELYRYICDTKGAFVQPALYEAFGLTVVEAMTCGLPTFATCNGGPAEIIVHGKSGFHIDPYHGEQAAELLVDFFEKCKVDPTHWDKISHGGLQRIQEKYTWQIYSQRLLTLTGVYGFWKHVSNLDRLESRRYMEMFYALKYRKLAESVPLTKE